One window from the genome of Phycisphaerales bacterium encodes:
- the mutM gene encoding bifunctional DNA-formamidopyrimidine glycosylase/DNA-(apurinic or apyrimidinic site) lyase, protein MPELPEVEHLRLTLAPRLLGRRIERVLVHRPDVVRAGSRIAADALPRLLLEGRRVAELRRRGKQLAIIAEDGAVLLVQLGMTGQVVYVGAGAQPRRGDHVHITWLLDGQPDGERVIFRDARRFGALTPFESLEAVQAGPWSRLGPDALAISQRELKPALAGTRRAIKAALLDQAVLAGVGNIYADESLIRAEIHPLCPASDLDAVQVRRLAQAIRTTLRRSISAGGTTLRDYVDGNGRGGRNRPDLLAYARAGEPCRGCGEPLLHLVVAQRTTTFCPRCQPLRPSTSYPHAPARGRTLRTRPTGSAAGRAGRGAKTRIG, encoded by the coding sequence ATGCCTGAACTGCCTGAAGTTGAACATCTGCGCCTGACGCTGGCGCCACGACTGCTCGGCCGGCGGATCGAGCGCGTCCTGGTGCATCGCCCTGATGTGGTGCGCGCGGGGAGCAGGATCGCCGCCGACGCCTTGCCGCGTCTGCTGCTCGAGGGCCGGCGGGTCGCCGAGTTGCGGCGGCGCGGCAAGCAACTGGCGATCATTGCCGAGGACGGCGCCGTGCTGCTGGTCCAGCTGGGCATGACGGGGCAGGTGGTGTACGTCGGCGCCGGGGCGCAGCCGCGGCGCGGCGATCATGTTCACATCACCTGGCTGCTCGACGGCCAGCCAGACGGCGAGCGGGTCATCTTCCGCGATGCGCGTCGCTTCGGTGCGCTGACGCCGTTCGAATCGCTCGAGGCGGTGCAGGCCGGCCCGTGGTCGCGGCTGGGGCCCGATGCTCTGGCGATCAGTCAGCGGGAGTTGAAACCGGCCCTGGCGGGTACGCGACGGGCGATCAAGGCGGCGCTGCTCGACCAGGCGGTGCTCGCCGGAGTGGGGAACATCTATGCTGATGAATCGCTGATCCGCGCGGAGATTCATCCGCTCTGCCCTGCCAGCGATCTGGATGCAGTGCAGGTAAGGCGACTGGCCCAGGCGATCCGCACCACCCTTCGGCGATCGATCAGTGCCGGCGGCACGACGCTGCGCGACTACGTGGATGGCAACGGCCGAGGCGGCCGCAACCGCCCGGACCTGCTCGCGTACGCCCGGGCCGGCGAGCCTTGCCGCGGATGCGGTGAGCCGCTGCTACATCTTGTGGTCGCCCAGCGGACGACGACGTTCTGCCCCCGATGCCAACCCCTGAGGCCATCCACCAGTTATCCACATGCACCGGCGCGAGGTCGAACACTGCGGACGCGGCCGACCGGAAGTGCGGCGGGCCGAGCCGGCAGAGGCGCCAAGACCAGGATAGGATGA
- a CDS encoding HEAT repeat domain-containing protein: MLACVILFLVAALLGAVGVLVLYRAGFADRSRGRPRCPSCWYDMTGSRGFVCPECGHDARRQRNLLRTRRYRMQALLGALLIVCGSTLAVLPRVQEQGWTALIPTTALMIVMPWTDNPWVLDEADARVNASNPEWFRRHNREISEYGRFFAHRCAAIIEAGRPTRLRAVQLISDMRLRDDVAERALLLATEDADPTIRIESLNALSLIAGADHIVDAGRCARRVAGCLSDSRVAVRTRAARVFDFLRPLHPDAIEPLVEALADERAEVRSEVCDVLGKFGSMAEVAAPKLTELIDDPSSMVGANAIRALGRLGLAATPAVDEIIAAIDADDRRMDAALRALQLLGPVARPAVPRLTLLLTEPRVMDYRRVAALEALLAIDSYDPEVLASLEIASRVPVEQVRYRVASEIGRYRADEPLQVRILVGLLGDESLMVRQEAALSIGRLTPLRPGEIELLRGLAADPEFIGWEQAQSALGRALEWTAVDTLGDKSIDDLPAESRR; this comes from the coding sequence GTGCTCGCCTGTGTCATCCTCTTTCTCGTCGCAGCGCTGCTCGGCGCCGTCGGCGTGCTCGTCCTCTACCGGGCCGGCTTTGCCGACCGCTCGCGCGGGCGGCCGCGGTGCCCGAGTTGCTGGTACGACATGACCGGCAGCCGGGGGTTTGTGTGTCCCGAGTGCGGCCACGACGCCCGGAGGCAGCGCAACCTCCTGCGCACGCGCCGCTACCGCATGCAGGCCCTGCTGGGCGCTTTGCTGATCGTGTGCGGCTCGACGCTGGCGGTCCTGCCGCGGGTGCAGGAGCAGGGCTGGACGGCGCTGATCCCCACCACCGCATTGATGATCGTCATGCCCTGGACCGACAACCCATGGGTGCTCGACGAGGCGGACGCCCGGGTGAACGCATCGAACCCGGAGTGGTTCCGCCGCCACAACCGCGAGATCTCCGAGTACGGCCGGTTCTTTGCGCACCGCTGCGCGGCGATCATCGAAGCCGGTCGCCCCACCCGGCTGCGGGCGGTGCAGCTCATCTCCGACATGCGTCTGCGCGATGACGTCGCCGAGCGGGCACTGCTGCTGGCAACGGAGGATGCGGATCCGACGATTCGCATCGAGTCGCTCAATGCGCTTTCGCTCATCGCCGGGGCGGACCACATCGTCGATGCCGGCCGCTGCGCCCGGCGCGTGGCTGGGTGCTTGAGCGACAGCCGCGTGGCGGTGCGGACGCGTGCGGCGCGGGTTTTTGACTTCCTTCGGCCGCTGCATCCCGATGCGATCGAGCCGCTGGTCGAGGCGCTGGCCGACGAGCGGGCTGAGGTTCGATCGGAAGTGTGCGATGTGCTGGGCAAGTTCGGCAGCATGGCCGAGGTGGCGGCGCCGAAGCTGACCGAACTCATCGACGACCCGTCCAGCATGGTGGGGGCCAACGCCATTCGCGCACTCGGGCGACTTGGGCTTGCGGCCACTCCGGCGGTGGATGAGATCATCGCGGCGATCGATGCGGATGACCGTCGAATGGATGCGGCCCTGCGGGCGCTGCAGCTGCTTGGCCCGGTGGCGCGCCCGGCCGTGCCGCGCCTGACACTGCTGCTCACCGAGCCGCGCGTCATGGACTACCGGCGCGTGGCCGCACTGGAAGCGCTGCTCGCGATCGACTCCTACGACCCCGAGGTGCTTGCGAGCCTGGAGATTGCGTCGCGGGTGCCGGTGGAGCAGGTGCGGTATCGAGTGGCCAGCGAGATCGGCCGCTACCGGGCGGATGAGCCGCTGCAGGTGCGGATCCTTGTGGGCCTGCTGGGCGATGAATCGCTCATGGTGCGGCAGGAGGCGGCGCTGTCCATCGGCCGGCTCACGCCGCTGAGGCCGGGAGAGATCGAACTTCTGCGCGGCCTGGCGGCCGACCCGGAGTTCATCGGCTGGGAGCAGGCCCAGAGCGCCCTGGGCCGCGCGCTGGAGTGGACCGCGGTGGATACTCTTGGTGACAAGAGCATTGATGACCTCCCCGCCGAATCTCGCCGTTAG
- a CDS encoding exo-alpha-sialidase — protein sequence MQHLRLVGRVGAGCSALVIAAAFTVSAAAQQGVQVNLDANGMNIPGDAANEPSFAIDPTNPLHLVAGWRQFPTINSDARYAGVAVSTDGGLSWFNEGTLPPPPDAPNAQQSDPVLAVDWNGVFFYNSLIFRGNHLGVATYRSDTGGFSWEEPVFMRNSSADKNWYEIDYLSGHHYGIWQFPGEFARSTDGGQTWSRWDVGASIFAHIGIGPDAEVYIGWWENAGVKVRRSDNAGDPNATPSFTPEVTVPLGGMVWQPPVNPDGGASQVWIATDHRDGPQRGWVYVLSSSETSNDVADVMFSRSTDRGQTWSAPIRVNDDAPGQDYQWMAAMSLAPGGRLDAAWFDTRDDPGHRLSRLYYAHSYDGGATWSPSRAVGDQFDSRVGWPQQRKMGDYFHARSDNGSMSFVHAATYNGEQDIYYRRLHPMVLESTDLFAGQPAQFSVSECRPGERVWIVYSLAGAGYTDVPQLDVPVNLAQPRLAVGPRAADANGDVSWMVTMPPQSRGQHIYFQAIQRQNASNVLEADVQ from the coding sequence ATGCAGCATCTCAGATTGGTGGGGCGGGTGGGCGCGGGGTGCAGCGCCCTCGTCATCGCGGCCGCGTTCACGGTCTCGGCGGCGGCTCAGCAAGGCGTGCAGGTCAACCTCGACGCCAACGGGATGAACATCCCCGGCGATGCGGCCAACGAGCCGAGTTTCGCCATCGACCCGACCAACCCCCTGCACCTCGTCGCCGGCTGGCGGCAGTTTCCCACCATCAACTCCGACGCCCGCTACGCCGGGGTCGCGGTGAGCACCGATGGCGGGCTGTCGTGGTTCAATGAAGGCACGCTGCCTCCGCCGCCCGATGCGCCCAACGCACAGCAGTCTGACCCCGTGCTCGCGGTCGATTGGAACGGCGTGTTCTTTTACAACAGCCTCATCTTCCGAGGCAACCACCTCGGCGTGGCAACGTACCGCAGCGACACGGGCGGCTTCTCGTGGGAGGAGCCAGTGTTCATGCGCAACAGTTCCGCCGACAAGAACTGGTACGAGATCGACTACCTCTCCGGCCACCACTACGGCATCTGGCAGTTCCCTGGCGAGTTTGCCCGCAGCACCGACGGCGGGCAGACCTGGAGCCGCTGGGACGTGGGCGCGAGCATCTTCGCGCACATCGGCATCGGGCCCGACGCCGAGGTCTACATCGGCTGGTGGGAGAACGCGGGCGTGAAGGTGCGGCGCTCCGACAACGCGGGCGATCCAAACGCGACGCCGAGTTTCACGCCTGAGGTCACGGTGCCGCTGGGCGGCATGGTCTGGCAGCCGCCGGTCAACCCGGACGGCGGGGCGAGCCAGGTGTGGATCGCCACCGATCATCGTGACGGGCCGCAGCGCGGCTGGGTGTACGTGCTCAGTTCATCCGAGACTTCCAACGACGTGGCCGACGTCATGTTCTCGCGCAGCACCGATCGCGGCCAGACGTGGAGCGCGCCGATCCGCGTCAACGATGATGCGCCGGGCCAGGATTACCAGTGGATGGCGGCGATGTCGCTCGCGCCCGGCGGCCGGCTCGACGCGGCGTGGTTTGACACGCGCGACGACCCCGGGCACCGTCTCTCGCGCCTCTATTACGCGCACTCGTATGACGGCGGCGCGACGTGGTCGCCCAGCCGCGCCGTGGGCGACCAGTTCGACTCGCGCGTCGGTTGGCCGCAGCAGCGCAAGATGGGCGACTATTTCCACGCGCGCTCGGACAACGGTTCGATGAGTTTCGTGCACGCGGCGACGTACAACGGCGAGCAGGACATTTACTACCGCCGCCTGCACCCGATGGTGCTCGAATCGACGGACCTCTTCGCCGGCCAGCCGGCGCAGTTCAGCGTGAGCGAGTGCCGCCCGGGCGAGCGCGTGTGGATCGTCTACAGCCTGGCCGGCGCGGGCTACACAGACGTGCCGCAACTGGATGTGCCGGTGAATCTCGCCCAGCCGCGCCTGGCCGTCGGGCCGCGCGCGGCGGACGCCAACGGCGATGTGTCTTGGATGGTCACCATGCCGCCGCAGTCGCGCGGCCAGCACATCTACTTCCAGGCCATCCAGCGGCAGAACGCCAGCAACGTGCTCGAAGCCGACGTGCAGTGA
- a CDS encoding exo-alpha-sialidase yields MRTSPRTALRRAGAALLLTLPALGSSALAQRGVQINTDALGNDIIGDAANEPTFAVSPVDPDRLVVGWRQFPTINSDSRYAGYAWSSDGGLTWTNGGTLAGPPGYQNPEQSDPLVKVNAQGVFYYWSEVFRPNYAQWMYQSADGGQTWSVPDPIEDPTSGDKPWLAIDNTGGMGDGHLYGGWNHFTLGGYCYVESTDGGHTWTPSKRIADAGGTQWMLHMVVGPEGEVYAGWKNYNQNAILITKSTNAKDPNVTTTFDAFGAGGRDGLDIRIDAANDPGNVPVNPTGFHQLFLGVDSSGGPRRGWVYALWPDDRRDGADLSFARSSDGGFTWETGIRVNDDGPGALQWMPAMSVAPNGRIDVFWFDTRNSSGHPVPWSQLFYTFSTDGGSNWAPNRRLSDAFDTTLGWPQQQKIGDYMESVSDDRGAGVVYPATFNGGQDLWFMRLEPFQVNVSALVAGQQGSASVAGARANESVWLAATLSGLGSTYVAQLNVTLSLDRPFQVGSMKTTDASGAAQWSLPVPRLAAGRTLWFQAVQRESTSNVAQAVVE; encoded by the coding sequence ATGCGCACATCACCACGAACAGCGCTGCGCCGGGCCGGTGCGGCGCTGCTGTTGACGCTGCCAGCGCTGGGTTCATCGGCGCTCGCGCAGCGCGGCGTGCAGATCAACACCGACGCCCTGGGCAACGACATCATCGGCGATGCGGCCAACGAGCCGACCTTTGCCGTCAGCCCTGTCGATCCTGATCGGCTCGTTGTCGGCTGGCGCCAGTTTCCGACCATCAACTCCGACTCGCGCTACGCCGGGTACGCGTGGTCGAGCGACGGCGGGCTGACGTGGACCAACGGCGGCACGCTTGCCGGCCCGCCGGGCTACCAGAACCCCGAACAGTCCGACCCGCTTGTCAAGGTCAACGCGCAGGGCGTTTTCTATTACTGGAGCGAGGTCTTTCGGCCCAACTACGCACAGTGGATGTACCAGTCCGCCGACGGCGGGCAGACGTGGTCCGTGCCGGACCCCATCGAAGATCCGACCAGCGGCGACAAGCCGTGGCTGGCCATCGACAACACGGGCGGGATGGGAGACGGGCACCTGTACGGCGGATGGAATCACTTCACCCTCGGGGGCTACTGCTATGTCGAGTCCACCGACGGCGGCCACACGTGGACGCCAAGCAAGCGCATCGCCGACGCCGGCGGCACGCAGTGGATGCTGCACATGGTCGTAGGCCCCGAGGGCGAGGTGTACGCCGGCTGGAAGAACTACAACCAGAACGCGATCCTCATCACCAAGTCCACCAACGCCAAGGACCCCAACGTCACCACGACCTTCGACGCCTTCGGCGCCGGCGGGCGCGATGGCCTTGATATCCGCATCGACGCCGCGAACGACCCGGGCAACGTGCCCGTGAACCCGACCGGCTTTCACCAGTTGTTTCTCGGCGTCGATTCATCCGGCGGGCCTCGCCGCGGCTGGGTCTACGCCCTCTGGCCCGACGACCGGCGCGATGGCGCGGATCTCTCGTTTGCGCGCAGCAGCGACGGCGGCTTCACGTGGGAGACGGGCATTCGCGTCAACGACGACGGGCCGGGCGCGCTGCAGTGGATGCCGGCGATGAGCGTCGCGCCCAATGGCCGCATCGACGTTTTCTGGTTCGACACGCGTAACAGCAGCGGACATCCCGTGCCGTGGTCGCAGCTCTTCTACACCTTCTCGACCGACGGCGGGTCAAATTGGGCGCCGAATCGGCGACTCTCGGACGCGTTCGATACCACGCTCGGCTGGCCGCAGCAGCAGAAGATCGGCGACTACATGGAGAGCGTGTCAGACGATCGCGGCGCGGGGGTCGTCTATCCGGCGACGTTCAACGGCGGGCAGGATCTCTGGTTCATGCGCCTCGAACCGTTCCAGGTGAATGTGAGCGCGCTCGTGGCCGGTCAGCAGGGCAGCGCGAGCGTGGCCGGGGCGCGGGCCAATGAGAGCGTCTGGCTCGCCGCGACTCTGAGCGGCCTGGGCAGCACGTACGTTGCGCAGCTCAACGTAACGCTCAGTCTCGACCGCCCGTTCCAGGTCGGCTCGATGAAGACGACCGACGCGAGCGGCGCGGCGCAGTGGAGCCTCCCCGTGCCGCGCCTGGCCGCCGGCCGCACCCTCTGGTTCCAGGCCGTCCAGCGCGAGAGCACGAGCAACGTCGCCCAGGCGGTGGTGGAGTAA
- a CDS encoding exo-alpha-sialidase, with protein MIRMEQNRAAAATLLVALTGALCASGAIGQQGVQINIDGQGFNIPNDAANEPSFSIDPLHPQHMVVGWREFPTVNSNSRYAGYAVTTDGGLTWYNGGTLPPPDGSPNGEQSDPVIAVDNDGRFFYNSLLFTGGQLGILIYNSDTGGYSWNDPLYLFTGFADKNWYTIDRSGASRHHYCSWGNTTIYVSRSITEGATWQTPQPLGAGIRSYMETGLNGELYLAWWDYNAQRVAFRTSRNASDPNQTPTWSPEVRLPFGRMPSGLRINPGGGSGQVWIMVDTSDGPSRGNVYACSSSVPANDVCDVMFARSTDGGQTFSTPIRINDDPPGQDYQWMASISIAPSGRLDATWFDTRDDPNHFISRLYYSYSWDGGLTWSPNRAVGDPFDPSLGYPQQNKIGDYFQCQSDNGSVSVIHPATFNGEQDIYYQRLHPMVLESSPLRAGEQAQFAVSEARPGEQAWVVYSLTGRGYTNIGMLDVPVNLARPQLGAGPRLADQSGNVMWTVTMPPQSQGRTVWFQAIQRENASNVIEAVVE; from the coding sequence ATGATCCGGATGGAACAGAATCGCGCTGCAGCCGCCACTTTGCTTGTCGCTCTCACGGGCGCCCTTTGCGCCTCAGGCGCGATCGGGCAGCAGGGCGTGCAGATCAACATAGACGGGCAAGGCTTCAACATCCCCAACGACGCGGCGAACGAGCCGAGCTTTTCCATCGATCCGCTTCACCCCCAGCACATGGTTGTAGGATGGCGCGAATTCCCCACCGTCAATTCGAATTCGCGGTATGCCGGCTATGCCGTGACGACCGATGGCGGCCTCACGTGGTACAACGGAGGAACGCTTCCCCCACCCGACGGCTCACCCAACGGCGAGCAGTCCGACCCGGTCATCGCCGTCGATAATGACGGCAGGTTCTTCTACAACAGCCTGCTCTTCACGGGTGGGCAACTCGGCATCCTGATCTACAACAGCGATACGGGCGGCTATTCATGGAACGACCCGCTCTACCTGTTCACGGGGTTCGCCGACAAGAACTGGTACACCATCGACCGCAGCGGCGCAAGCCGACATCACTATTGCAGTTGGGGGAACACCACGATCTACGTCTCGCGCAGCATCACCGAGGGAGCGACCTGGCAGACGCCGCAGCCGCTCGGCGCAGGCATCCGCTCCTATATGGAAACGGGATTGAACGGCGAGTTGTACCTGGCGTGGTGGGACTACAACGCGCAGCGCGTCGCATTTCGAACTTCCCGCAACGCAAGCGATCCAAACCAGACTCCGACGTGGAGTCCGGAAGTGCGGCTGCCGTTCGGGCGCATGCCTTCGGGTCTGCGCATCAACCCGGGCGGTGGGTCAGGCCAGGTCTGGATCATGGTTGACACGAGCGACGGCCCGAGTCGCGGCAACGTGTACGCCTGTTCATCATCGGTCCCCGCCAATGATGTCTGCGACGTCATGTTCGCTCGCAGCACCGACGGGGGGCAGACCTTCAGCACTCCCATCCGCATCAATGACGATCCGCCGGGCCAGGACTATCAGTGGATGGCGAGTATCTCGATCGCGCCCTCCGGCCGGCTCGACGCGACGTGGTTCGACACGCGCGATGACCCCAATCACTTCATCTCCCGCCTCTACTACTCGTACTCGTGGGATGGCGGCCTCACCTGGTCTCCCAACCGCGCCGTCGGCGATCCGTTCGATCCTTCGCTCGGCTACCCGCAGCAGAACAAGATCGGCGACTACTTCCAGTGCCAGTCCGACAATGGCTCGGTCAGCGTGATTCACCCCGCCACGTTCAATGGCGAGCAGGACATCTACTACCAGCGCCTGCACCCGATGGTGCTCGAATCATCGCCGCTCCGCGCCGGCGAGCAGGCGCAGTTCGCCGTGAGCGAAGCGCGGCCCGGCGAGCAGGCCTGGGTCGTCTACAGCCTCACCGGCCGCGGCTACACGAACATCGGCATGCTCGATGTCCCCGTCAACCTCGCCCGGCCGCAACTCGGCGCCGGCCCGCGCCTGGCCGATCAAAGCGGCAACGTGATGTGGACGGTCACGATGCCGCCCCAGTCACAGGGGCGAACCGTGTGGTTCCAGGCCATCCAGCGCGAGAACGCGAGCAACGTCATCGAGGCGGTGGTGGAGTAG
- a CDS encoding exo-alpha-sialidase → MMLVAALAATPGLAQRGVQINTDALGMNIPGDAANEPSFAIDPTDPQHMVVGWREFATNTSDFRLAGYAVTLDGGLTWYNGGTLEPPEGSGNANQTDPVVKFDRNGMVYYNSMIYRSTRDGQTVYRSTDGGFTWETPNYIRENCFCDKNWYAIDDLNGFHYGIWQIPGEFARSIDGGRTWNSWSVGASVFAFVNPGPDSEVYIGWWGSGVVLRRSDNARDPNATPTFTAAISIPLGSGLWYSPLNPDGAASQINVVVDHRDGPQRGWVYMLSSAVRTDDVCDVMFARSTDGGRTFSTPMRVNDDPRGPDYQWMAAMSMAPSGRLDAVWLDTRDDPNHFISRLYYSYSWDGGLTWSTNRPVGDPWNPSLGWPGGQRKIGDYFQCQSDNGSVSVIHPATFNGEQDIYYQRLHPMVLETSPLRAGEQAQFAVSEARPGEQVWVVYSLTGRGYTNIGMLDVPVNLARPQLGVGPRLADQSGNVMWTVTMPPQSQGRTVWFQAIQRENASNVIEAVVE, encoded by the coding sequence ATGATGCTCGTTGCCGCTCTCGCCGCGACGCCGGGGCTGGCCCAGCGCGGCGTGCAGATCAACACCGATGCGCTCGGGATGAACATCCCCGGCGATGCGGCGAACGAGCCAAGCTTTGCGATTGACCCGACGGATCCTCAGCACATGGTGGTGGGGTGGCGGGAGTTTGCAACCAACACCTCCGACTTTCGGCTGGCGGGGTACGCGGTTACGCTCGACGGAGGGCTGACGTGGTACAACGGCGGCACGCTCGAGCCGCCGGAAGGATCGGGAAACGCGAATCAGACCGATCCCGTGGTCAAGTTCGATCGCAACGGCATGGTCTATTACAACAGCATGATCTACCGCTCGACGCGCGACGGGCAGACGGTGTATCGCAGCACGGATGGCGGTTTTACGTGGGAGACGCCCAATTACATCCGTGAGAATTGCTTCTGCGACAAGAACTGGTACGCCATCGATGATCTGAACGGATTCCACTACGGCATCTGGCAGATCCCCGGCGAGTTTGCCCGCTCAATCGACGGCGGCCGCACGTGGAATTCGTGGAGTGTCGGTGCATCCGTATTCGCGTTCGTGAATCCAGGTCCCGACAGTGAGGTCTACATCGGGTGGTGGGGAAGCGGAGTAGTGCTTCGTCGATCAGATAACGCTCGCGACCCGAACGCGACACCGACGTTTACCGCCGCCATCAGTATTCCCCTGGGTTCCGGTCTGTGGTATTCGCCGCTCAACCCGGATGGGGCGGCCAGCCAGATCAACGTCGTGGTGGATCATCGTGACGGCCCGCAGCGCGGCTGGGTATACATGCTGAGTTCTGCAGTTCGAACGGACGACGTTTGTGATGTGATGTTTGCTCGAAGCACTGATGGCGGTCGGACATTCAGCACACCGATGCGCGTGAACGACGACCCGCGTGGGCCGGATTACCAATGGATGGCTGCCATGTCCATGGCGCCCAGCGGTCGCCTCGACGCAGTCTGGCTCGATACGCGCGACGATCCGAACCACTTCATCTCACGTCTCTACTACTCGTATTCATGGGACGGCGGATTGACGTGGTCGACCAACCGTCCAGTCGGCGATCCCTGGAATCCGTCGCTGGGCTGGCCCGGCGGTCAACGCAAGATCGGCGACTACTTCCAGTGCCAGTCCGACAACGGTTCGGTGAGCGTGATTCACCCCGCCACGTTCAACGGCGAGCAGGACATCTACTACCAGCGCCTGCATCCGATGGTGCTCGAGACTTCGCCGCTCCGCGCCGGTGAGCAGGCGCAGTTCGCCGTGAGCGAAGCGCGGCCCGGCGAGCAGGTCTGGGTCGTCTACAGCCTCACCGGCCGCGGCTACACGAACATCGGCATGCTCGATGTCCCCGTCAACCTCGCCCGGCCGCAACTCGGCGTCGGCCCGCGCCTGGCCGATCAAAGCGGCAACGTCATGTGGACGGTGACGATGCCGCCACAGTCGCAGGGGCGAACCGTGTGGTTCCAGGCCATCCAGCGCGAGAATGCGAGCAACGTCATTGAAGCGGTCGTCGAGTAA
- a CDS encoding OmpH family outer membrane protein, translated as MYLTTSGLPTECGGYADAHSIATLKGDPLMNFWFRRHAAVLLALMGIGIALFASVQASALSRKPAAPTAVAVVDWTAVADKIDLWKDMLAELKALDGDLQRQGSEMQKALTELNESIQVLPEGGPARQRAREEFNLQLLNFNAWKAFAENKLKSEQAKRRIRLYNSITTAVGRIAERDGWQIVLLDDSRSRPIEDTRPEEAANIMNRRQVLYSHAQAVDITDEVVLLMNNEFRAGK; from the coding sequence ATGTATCTCACGACCTCGGGTCTGCCCACCGAATGCGGCGGCTATGCTGATGCGCACAGCATCGCCACTTTAAAAGGAGACCCGCTCATGAACTTCTGGTTCAGACGACACGCCGCCGTGCTTCTTGCGCTCATGGGTATCGGCATCGCGCTTTTTGCGAGCGTGCAAGCTTCTGCACTGTCCCGCAAGCCCGCTGCTCCAACGGCGGTCGCAGTCGTGGACTGGACGGCCGTAGCCGACAAGATCGATCTCTGGAAAGACATGCTCGCCGAATTGAAAGCGCTCGATGGCGACCTTCAGCGGCAAGGCAGTGAGATGCAAAAAGCGCTCACTGAACTGAATGAGAGCATCCAGGTGTTGCCTGAAGGCGGCCCGGCTCGACAGCGCGCGCGGGAGGAGTTCAATCTTCAACTCCTGAACTTCAACGCGTGGAAGGCGTTCGCAGAGAACAAACTGAAATCTGAGCAGGCCAAGCGGCGCATCCGTCTCTACAACAGCATCACCACCGCAGTCGGGCGGATCGCCGAGCGTGACGGGTGGCAAATTGTTCTGTTGGACGATTCGCGAAGCAGGCCCATCGAAGACACGAGGCCCGAAGAGGCTGCCAACATCATGAACCGGCGACAGGTGCTTTACTCACACGCGCAGGCCGTCGATATCACCGACGAAGTCGTACTACTGATGAACAACGAGTTCCGCGCCGGAAAATGA